A genomic segment from Peromyscus maniculatus bairdii isolate BWxNUB_F1_BW_parent chromosome 11, HU_Pman_BW_mat_3.1, whole genome shotgun sequence encodes:
- the Serpinb8 gene encoding serpin B8, which produces MDDLCEANGSFAISLLKILGEEDKSRNLFFCPLSVSSALAMVYLGAKGNTAAQMSQVLGLNRGGDVHQGFQTLLTEVNKTGTQYLLKSACRLFGEESCEFLSTFKESCQKFYQAGLEELSFAKDTEECRKHINDWVMEKTEGKISEVLSPGTVCPLTKLVLVNAMYFKGKWKAQFDRKYTRGMPFKTNQEKKTVQMMFKHAKFKMGHVDEMNMQVLVLPYAEEELCMVILLPDENTDLAVVEKALTYEKFRAWTNPETMTESKVQVFFPRLKLEESYDLESFLQSLGMTDAFEETKADFSGMTTKKNVPVSKVAHKCFVEVNEEGTEAAATTAVIRNARCCRVEPRFCADHPFLFFIWHHRTSSILFCGRFSSP; this is translated from the exons ATGGATGACCTCTGTGAAGCCAATGGCTCTTTTGCCATCAGCCTATTAAAAATACTGGGTGAAGAAGACAAGTCACGCAACCTGTTTTTCTGTCCCTTGAGTGTCTCCTCTGCACTGGCTATGGTCTACTTGGGAGCCAAGGGAAACACTGCAGCCCAGATGTCCCAG GTACTTGGTTTAAACAGAGGTGGAGATGTTCATCAAGGTTTCCAGACCCTTCTCACTGAAGTTAACAAAACTGGCACTCAGTACTTGCTAAAAAGTGCCTGCCGCCTCTTTGGAGAAGAATCATGTGAATTTCTTTCG ACCTTCAAGGAATCCTGCCAGAAGTTCTATCAGGCAGGACTAGAAGAACTGTCCTTTGCTAAGGACACTGAAGAATGCAGGAAACACATCAATGACTGGGTGATGGAAAAGACTGAAG GTAAAATTTCAGAAGTTCTAAGTCCTGGAACAGTCTGCCCACTGACTAAGCTGGTTCTCGTCAATGCCATGTATTTCAAAGGGAAGTGGAAGGCTCAGTTTGACAGAAAGTACACAAGAGGCATGCCTTTTAAAACTAACCAG GAGAAAAAAACAGTGCAGATGATGTTCAAGCATGCTAAATTTAAGATGGGGCATGTGGATGAGATGAACATGCAGGTCCTGGTTTTGCCGTACGCAGAGGAGGAGCTGTGCATGGTCATTCTGCTTCCAGATGAAAACACTGACCTGGCTGTG GTGGAAAAGGCACTGACGTATGAGAAGTTCAGGGCCTGGACAAATCCGGAAACCATGACAGAAAGTAAAGTTCAAGTCTTCTTCCCAAGATTAAAGCTGGAGGAGAGTTATGACCTGGAATCTTTCCTTCAGAGTTTGGGAATGACAGATGCCTTTGAGGAAACCAAGGCTGACTTTTCTGGAATGACAACTAAGAAGAACGTGCCCGTGTCCAAGGTTGCCCACAAGTGCTTTGTCGAGGTCAACGAGGAGGGCACAGAAGCAGCAGCGACCACTGCCGTGATCAGGAATGCCCGGTGCTGCAGAGTAGAGCCCAGGTTTTGTGCGgaccaccccttccttttcttcatctggCACCACAGAACCAGCAGCATCTTGTTTTGCGGCAGGTTCTCTTCTCCATGA